The following proteins are co-located in the Rippkaea orientalis PCC 8801 genome:
- a CDS encoding nucleotidyltransferase family protein, with amino-acid sequence MVTNKLEKVAIAILAAGRGSRFNSNQSKLLAQLQRRSLLDWSLAAAIKSQLRPILVVVGYQASQVSILDEPVRIVYNPAWQQGIASSLKAAIEAVESDFNIDALIIGLGDQPLIHPQSYRRLAQAYVQGASFAVATYQQARRNPVLLARSLWPVVMKLEGDQGAKVLMSDYTVVEVPCDGSPVDVDTWEDLEQIERMNKDEQTTTTYS; translated from the coding sequence ATGGTCACAAACAAGTTAGAGAAGGTGGCGATCGCTATCTTAGCAGCAGGGCGAGGTAGTCGATTTAACAGCAACCAGTCAAAACTCCTAGCTCAATTACAAAGGCGATCGCTCCTAGATTGGTCTTTAGCAGCCGCCATCAAAAGCCAACTTCGCCCCATCCTTGTCGTCGTCGGTTATCAAGCATCCCAAGTGAGTATCTTAGACGAGCCAGTTCGTATCGTGTATAACCCTGCATGGCAGCAAGGCATAGCATCAAGTCTTAAGGCAGCCATTGAAGCGGTAGAAAGCGATTTTAACATCGATGCCTTAATTATTGGCTTAGGGGATCAACCCTTAATCCACCCCCAATCCTATCGTCGTCTTGCTCAAGCCTATGTTCAAGGAGCGTCCTTTGCTGTGGCTACCTATCAACAAGCGCGACGCAATCCCGTTTTATTAGCGCGTTCTTTATGGCCTGTTGTGATGAAACTAGAAGGAGATCAAGGGGCAAAAGTTCTCATGTCCGATTACACGGTGGTTGAAGTGCCTTGTGACGGTTCTCCAGTTGATGTAGACACTTGGGAAGACCTAGAGCAGATAGAGCGAATGAATAAAGATGAACAGACAACAACAACTTATTCTTGA
- a CDS encoding DUF4174 domain-containing protein: protein MKKNLFSLILFLGAIATSLSYFPVWAQNDPLESYRWQHRLLLVFAPKVNDPRLTEFKQAISTVQCEFNDRDLLLGVFANDTRSRIGKRDLTSYDVAALRSSYGIKSNDFAVILIGKDGMRKSHLSEVPEMKQIFEQIDAMPMRQEEISNSTNSCLSNP from the coding sequence ATGAAGAAAAACCTATTTTCCTTAATCCTTTTTCTAGGAGCGATCGCAACGTCTTTATCTTATTTCCCTGTTTGGGCTCAAAATGATCCCCTAGAATCCTATCGTTGGCAACATCGATTACTCTTAGTTTTTGCCCCAAAAGTTAATGATCCTCGTTTAACTGAATTTAAACAAGCAATTTCTACGGTTCAATGTGAATTTAATGACAGAGATTTGTTATTAGGAGTTTTTGCTAATGATACCCGTAGTCGTATTGGAAAACGGGATCTTACGTCCTATGATGTAGCCGCCTTACGATCTTCCTATGGCATTAAAAGTAATGACTTTGCTGTCATTCTAATTGGTAAAGATGGAATGCGGAAATCTCATCTTTCTGAGGTTCCAGAAATGAAGCAAATTTTTGAACAAATTGATGCTATGCCAATGCGTCAAGAAGAAATTTCTAATAGTACTAATTCTTGTCTATCTAATCCTTGA